GCCGCATATCAAGACCCATAAGTCGACCGTACTGGCACGGTTGCAACTCGAAGCGGGAGCCGTTGGGCTGACGTGTGCCACGCTATCGGAAGCGGTTGGCTTGTCGAATGCT
Above is a genomic segment from Acidimicrobiia bacterium containing:
- a CDS encoding alanine racemase; protein product: MTYDTPCVTIDVPVMERNLRSVQAAATDAGVGLRPHIKTHKSTVLARLQLEAGAVGLTCATLSEAVGLSNA